One genomic window of Leptospira paudalimensis includes the following:
- a CDS encoding S49 family peptidase encodes MPPRFEDSYKSYFVKKLQGKEETITRLELLILLATIRKNPKIKSLDINLPPLEWTLSEFYEIRNELLAIRDSGKTIRMFAKEGGLGTLLLLTVANETYLAPESEFTLMLPSAEPMFFGKFLKTWGIEVQAFASGPYKSFAESFTRGEFSKEAKKNLESLILNLRSVILEALTGGKKSLESLFYKPMLSADDLLSAGIIQGIKTETEFFSEDRKIYSPSFPVLYQAIKDFSLIPKRKLEVVVLPIDGNITGGDYLHKNRENGKIEAFSLIPTLQALAEDKKIKAVILEISSPGGSAFYSEQIHQEILELKKSKLVTAYFKDTVASGGYYIATATDHITASPVCITGSIGAVSIRANLQKLYKKFQLNKEAVGFYPFRDIHSEFQPLSKQSILYLESQIKKIEALFYRRVSEGRNIPLETLPKIGMGRVYLPTTENNIVDSLGGLLDAIKFVKEKLGGKAIFVTEELPAYNLKNKIPLLGGLLSELNLLESLGEVSLLSHTKLHWKNRG; translated from the coding sequence ATGCCACCTCGGTTTGAGGACTCATACAAATCCTATTTTGTCAAAAAACTCCAAGGGAAAGAAGAAACCATTACAAGATTGGAACTTCTCATATTACTCGCAACCATCAGAAAAAATCCAAAAATCAAATCACTTGATATCAATTTACCTCCATTAGAATGGACACTTTCAGAGTTTTATGAAATCAGAAACGAACTTTTGGCCATTCGGGATTCTGGGAAAACCATTCGGATGTTTGCCAAAGAAGGTGGGCTTGGGACTTTACTGTTACTCACAGTCGCAAATGAAACTTACCTTGCCCCGGAATCCGAATTTACTTTGATGCTACCGAGCGCCGAACCTATGTTTTTTGGTAAATTTTTAAAAACATGGGGTATTGAAGTGCAAGCCTTTGCCTCGGGTCCCTATAAGTCCTTTGCAGAAAGTTTCACTCGCGGCGAATTTTCAAAAGAGGCAAAAAAGAATTTAGAATCACTCATTCTCAACCTACGTTCGGTAATTTTAGAGGCACTCACGGGCGGAAAAAAATCTCTAGAATCCCTTTTTTACAAACCGATGTTATCAGCTGATGATTTACTTTCTGCGGGTATCATCCAAGGAATCAAAACTGAGACTGAATTTTTTAGTGAAGATCGAAAAATTTATTCACCTAGTTTTCCCGTTCTTTACCAAGCGATAAAAGATTTTTCACTGATTCCAAAAAGAAAATTGGAAGTGGTTGTACTTCCAATCGATGGAAACATTACTGGCGGAGATTACTTACATAAAAATAGAGAAAATGGTAAAATTGAAGCCTTCTCCCTAATTCCCACTTTGCAAGCATTAGCGGAAGATAAAAAAATAAAAGCTGTCATCTTAGAAATTTCCTCACCGGGGGGATCTGCATTTTACTCAGAACAAATCCACCAAGAGATCTTAGAATTAAAAAAATCAAAACTAGTAACTGCTTACTTTAAAGATACAGTTGCAAGTGGTGGTTATTATATAGCCACTGCCACTGACCATATCACTGCTTCCCCCGTTTGTATCACAGGTTCCATTGGTGCCGTAAGCATCCGTGCCAATTTACAAAAATTATATAAGAAGTTTCAATTGAATAAGGAAGCCGTTGGGTTTTATCCGTTCCGAGACATCCATTCAGAATTCCAACCACTTTCCAAACAAAGTATTTTGTATCTAGAATCCCAAATCAAAAAAATAGAAGCCTTGTTTTACCGCCGAGTATCAGAAGGTAGAAATATTCCACTGGAGACCCTCCCTAAAATTGGAATGGGAAGGGTATATTTACCTACCACAGAAAATAATATTGTCGATTCACTCGGTGGATTACTCGATGCCATCAAATTCGTCAAAGAAAAGTTAGGTGGAAAGGCTATTTTTGTGACTGAAGAATTACCAGCTTACAATCTGAAAAATAAAATCCCACTACTCGGTGGACTTTTGTCTGAATTGAATCTTTTGGAATCACTTGGTGAGGTGTCTCTCCTTTCCCATACCAAACTCCATTGGAAAAATCGAGGGTAA
- the uvrA gene encoding excinuclease ABC subunit UvrA has protein sequence MKEENKLSDVDSFIRIRGAREHNLKNLNLDIPRDKLVVITGLSGSGKSSLAFDTIYAEGQRRYVESLSSYARQFLGQMEKPEVDQIEGLSPAISIEQKTTHRNPRSTVGTITEIYDYLRLLYARVGKPHCPKCGTAISSLSVDQITDRINIFPEGTKLQILAPVIQGKKGEHKEVLERFKKEGFNRVRVNGEVYSLEDEIPLKKNFKADIDIVVDRIVMKPGIQSRLSDSVETALKTADGIVVVEDGEKDHLFSQKLSCPKCDDVSIPELTPRLFSFNSPFGACSNCDGLGALLEFDEALLVTDREASLAEGCIEAWGGSKSNSYWYMATIQALSKKLKFNLNTPWKDLSEKVKNTILHGDTSIHIDYDFRGANSHYEFSRNYEGVIPNLKRRYKETKSDSMRQWFESFMTNHDCDECHGKRLRKEALAVKVQGIGIDAYTGFSIEKALEFTKQSEYKGAEDTISKPILKEILQRLHFLNDVGVGYLNLSRSAGTLSGGEMQRIRLATQIGSRLMGVLYILDEPSIGLHQRDNTKLVQTLKGLRNLGNTVLVVEHDKETMEEADFIVDMGPGAGVHGGEIVAFGTPEQIKKDKHSVTGKFLSGEKRISMPETRRSGNGKFLKITGASHNNLKNIDVSIPLGTLTVVTGVSGSGKSTLINEILYKELASSVMGMKLVPGKHKKILGKEQIDKVINIDQSAIGRTPRSNPATYTGLFTFVRELYSGLEEAKVRGYGPGRFSFNVAGGRCEKCEGDGILKIEMHFLPDIYVECEVCKGKRYNRETLEVKYKGKNISDVLEMTVEEAVVFFENIPNLKRKLDTLMDVGLGYIKLGQAATTFSGGEAQRIKLSTELSKRPTGKTLYILDEPTTGLHFEDIEKLLSVLQVLVDKGNSMVIIEHNLDVIKAGDYIIDIGPEGGDGGGEVIATGTPEEVVTVKRSFTGQYLKKVLEEEKVLDAKQAKKKGK, from the coding sequence ATGAAAGAGGAAAACAAGCTATCCGATGTGGATTCCTTTATTCGTATTCGTGGCGCTCGTGAACATAACCTAAAAAACCTAAACCTCGACATTCCGAGAGACAAACTAGTGGTCATCACTGGTCTTTCGGGTTCTGGGAAGTCATCTCTTGCCTTTGATACCATCTATGCAGAAGGGCAAAGGCGGTATGTGGAATCCCTTTCCAGTTATGCCAGACAATTCCTCGGTCAAATGGAAAAACCAGAAGTAGACCAAATTGAGGGTTTAAGTCCTGCCATCTCCATCGAACAAAAAACCACTCATCGTAACCCTCGTTCAACGGTGGGAACTATCACTGAGATTTACGATTACTTACGTTTGTTATACGCTCGTGTTGGAAAACCCCATTGTCCAAAATGTGGGACGGCAATCTCTAGTTTGTCAGTAGACCAAATCACAGACAGGATTAATATTTTCCCAGAAGGAACTAAACTTCAGATCCTTGCTCCTGTCATCCAAGGGAAAAAAGGAGAACACAAAGAAGTCCTAGAACGGTTCAAAAAGGAAGGGTTCAACAGGGTTCGTGTGAATGGAGAAGTGTATTCCCTCGAAGATGAGATTCCCTTAAAGAAAAACTTTAAAGCTGACATCGATATTGTTGTGGATCGGATCGTGATGAAACCAGGGATCCAATCTCGATTGTCGGATTCTGTGGAAACTGCGCTGAAAACAGCTGATGGAATTGTCGTTGTGGAAGACGGTGAAAAAGACCATCTTTTTTCCCAGAAACTTTCCTGTCCCAAATGTGATGATGTCAGTATCCCAGAACTCACTCCAAGGTTATTTTCATTTAACTCTCCCTTTGGTGCTTGTTCCAATTGTGATGGACTTGGTGCCTTACTCGAGTTTGATGAAGCACTCCTTGTGACAGATAGAGAAGCTTCTCTTGCAGAAGGTTGTATCGAAGCTTGGGGTGGATCTAAATCCAATTCTTATTGGTATATGGCCACCATACAGGCGTTATCTAAAAAATTGAAATTTAATTTAAATACTCCTTGGAAAGATTTATCGGAAAAGGTAAAAAATACAATCCTTCATGGTGATACTTCCATCCATATTGATTATGATTTTCGGGGTGCCAATTCTCATTATGAATTTTCTCGGAATTATGAAGGGGTGATTCCCAATCTAAAACGCCGATACAAAGAAACAAAATCAGATTCCATGCGCCAATGGTTTGAATCCTTTATGACAAACCATGATTGTGATGAGTGCCATGGCAAACGACTCCGAAAGGAAGCACTTGCTGTCAAGGTGCAAGGGATTGGGATTGATGCCTATACAGGTTTTTCCATTGAAAAGGCACTTGAATTCACAAAACAATCGGAATACAAGGGTGCAGAAGACACCATCTCCAAACCCATCCTAAAAGAGATCTTACAAAGGTTACATTTTTTAAATGATGTGGGAGTCGGATATCTAAATCTCAGCCGTTCCGCAGGAACGTTGTCTGGGGGAGAGATGCAACGAATCCGACTCGCCACCCAAATTGGATCTCGGCTTATGGGAGTTCTTTATATCTTAGATGAACCTTCCATTGGACTCCACCAAAGGGACAATACAAAACTCGTACAAACCTTAAAGGGACTTCGCAATTTAGGAAATACTGTCCTCGTAGTCGAACATGACAAGGAAACGATGGAAGAAGCTGATTTTATCGTGGATATGGGTCCTGGTGCTGGTGTCCACGGCGGGGAAATTGTTGCGTTTGGAACTCCCGAACAAATCAAAAAAGACAAACATTCGGTAACTGGAAAATTTTTATCGGGTGAAAAACGAATCTCCATGCCAGAAACAAGAAGGTCTGGGAATGGTAAATTTTTAAAAATTACAGGTGCTTCGCATAACAACCTTAAGAATATCGATGTATCCATTCCGCTAGGTACTTTAACTGTTGTTACTGGGGTTTCTGGCTCTGGAAAATCCACCTTAATCAATGAAATTCTCTACAAGGAACTCGCAAGTTCCGTGATGGGGATGAAACTTGTTCCAGGCAAACATAAAAAGATATTAGGCAAGGAACAAATTGACAAGGTCATTAATATTGACCAGTCAGCCATTGGAAGAACGCCACGTTCAAATCCCGCTACCTATACTGGTTTATTCACTTTTGTGCGTGAACTTTATAGTGGTTTGGAAGAAGCAAAAGTGAGGGGATATGGTCCTGGTAGGTTTAGTTTTAATGTGGCTGGGGGAAGGTGTGAAAAATGTGAAGGAGATGGGATCTTAAAAATTGAAATGCATTTCCTTCCTGATATTTATGTGGAATGTGAAGTGTGTAAAGGAAAACGATACAACCGCGAAACATTGGAAGTAAAATACAAAGGAAAAAATATTTCAGATGTTTTGGAGATGACTGTCGAAGAGGCAGTTGTGTTTTTTGAAAACATTCCGAATCTTAAACGAAAGTTAGACACCCTGATGGATGTTGGTTTAGGTTACATCAAACTTGGGCAAGCAGCTACAACTTTTTCTGGTGGGGAAGCACAAAGGATTAAACTGTCCACAGAACTTTCCAAACGCCCTACAGGTAAAACACTCTATATCTTAGATGAACCGACAACGGGTCTGCATTTTGAAGACATTGAAAAACTTTTGTCCGTTTTACAAGTATTAGTGGATAAAGGGAATTCGATGGTCATCATTGAACACAATTTGGATGTGATCAAAGCTGGCGACTACATCATCGACATTGGCCCAGAAGGGGGAGATGGTGGTGGAGAAGTCATTGCCACAGGTACTCCAGAAGAAGTTGTTACAGTGAAACGATCGTTTACCGGTCAATACCTGAAAAAAGTATTGGAAGAAGAAAAGGTTCTTGATGCCAAACAGGCAAAGAAAAAGGGAAAATAA
- a CDS encoding acyl-CoA dehydrogenase produces the protein MDESPYHLFANYGEKDSIFPKTVVEKNGFYRSWKPYLFASGFYDFILGKESYYEFQNKISTLAEEPNGVSLALSCMVEVNVAGGILLHSPYANPGSHFLWDAFQGVTPTLILSVGVSEPGFEGKIKKLQSSVTSEKLTGIKSFVTNGGEANYIFWVTKKENVNPVYIVPIPEETNHPCVVTKESFHTDFTPLVSHLKIQVKDLPTSPGSILIDDYGELGLELRLKELCSLVSLLIGKTKVLSTYDSDLNLERNKLIQWRESFLHGFEGNPQKEKLLEGFPYPILPLLLTVTRYYQLEKPEDLKTIDPDWQLFVWEDSLTKYLTQLKKRNQTS, from the coding sequence ATGGATGAATCTCCTTACCATTTATTTGCCAATTATGGTGAAAAAGATTCAATTTTTCCAAAAACAGTAGTTGAAAAAAATGGGTTTTACCGCAGTTGGAAGCCATATCTTTTTGCTTCTGGTTTTTATGACTTTATCTTAGGAAAAGAATCGTACTATGAATTCCAAAATAAGATTTCGACACTTGCAGAAGAACCCAATGGAGTTTCACTCGCTCTCTCTTGTATGGTTGAGGTGAATGTGGCAGGGGGGATTCTCCTTCATTCCCCGTATGCAAATCCTGGTTCCCATTTTTTATGGGATGCGTTTCAGGGGGTAACTCCTACACTCATTCTGTCTGTTGGAGTAAGTGAACCTGGGTTTGAAGGGAAAATAAAAAAATTACAATCGTCTGTTACTTCAGAAAAACTAACAGGAATTAAGTCATTTGTCACAAATGGGGGTGAAGCAAATTATATATTTTGGGTTACAAAAAAAGAAAATGTAAATCCTGTTTACATTGTTCCCATTCCCGAAGAAACAAATCATCCCTGTGTGGTCACTAAAGAAAGTTTCCATACTGACTTTACCCCACTGGTCAGTCATTTGAAAATCCAAGTGAAAGATTTACCGACTTCACCTGGGAGTATACTGATTGATGATTATGGTGAGTTGGGTTTGGAATTAAGGCTCAAGGAATTATGTTCGCTTGTGTCTCTTTTGATTGGAAAAACCAAGGTATTATCTACATACGATTCCGATTTGAATCTGGAACGTAACAAACTCATCCAGTGGAGAGAATCCTTTCTCCATGGTTTCGAAGGAAATCCCCAAAAAGAGAAGTTACTGGAAGGATTTCCCTATCCAATTTTACCTCTTTTGCTCACTGTGACAAGGTATTACCAATTGGAGAAACCGGAAGACTTAAAAACCATTGATCCCGATTGGCAACTATTTGTCTGGGAAGATTCTTTGACCAAATACCTTACACAATTAAAAAAACGAAACCAAACTTCCTAA
- a CDS encoding cation diffusion facilitator family transporter, translated as MTNQRPRRRKLIFFLSLSGILSVMIFFIEWVGSKESGSLALFADAGHIFTDVFAHIISLFALIIAAKKPNKKYPFGFHRFEVIAAFLNGLLLIAIAIFILYESYLRYYGNAEVEADTMLLYSLIGFGINMISAGLLVGVSKTSLNLKSAYLHVLSDLLGTLAVIFGALLIRFTGVKQIDSILSILLGLFILKTSYGIVKESIQILIEADTSDFDKDHLLEHIHVLQGIESVPKTTIRKLTSGVFSVEIQVAVKDNANRDKITFEIHKVLKEEFGVPFVSVEIVSASTLSKLETLSIRESEREFGHHGHEHGHSFDHTGNQRKGHTHKH; from the coding sequence ATGACTAACCAAAGGCCGAGAAGGCGTAAGCTCATTTTCTTTTTAAGTCTCTCCGGCATTTTGTCGGTGATGATTTTTTTTATAGAATGGGTTGGTTCTAAGGAAAGTGGGAGTTTAGCTCTATTTGCAGATGCAGGCCATATTTTTACCGATGTATTTGCCCATATCATCTCTCTTTTTGCCCTTATCATCGCAGCAAAAAAACCCAACAAAAAATATCCGTTTGGTTTCCATCGTTTTGAAGTCATCGCCGCTTTTTTAAACGGACTACTTCTGATCGCCATTGCGATTTTCATCTTATATGAAAGTTACTTACGTTATTATGGGAATGCTGAAGTCGAAGCAGATACGATGTTATTGTATTCTCTCATCGGATTTGGTATTAATATGATATCAGCTGGTTTACTAGTAGGTGTGAGTAAAACAAGCCTCAATTTAAAATCTGCCTACTTGCACGTGTTAAGTGATTTACTTGGCACATTAGCTGTGATTTTTGGTGCACTCCTCATTCGGTTTACGGGTGTAAAACAGATCGATAGCATTCTTAGCATCTTACTTGGACTCTTTATTTTAAAAACTTCATACGGTATCGTAAAAGAATCGATCCAAATTTTAATCGAAGCTGACACAAGTGATTTTGACAAAGATCATCTATTAGAACATATCCATGTTTTACAAGGAATTGAATCCGTGCCTAAAACTACGATTCGAAAACTCACTTCTGGTGTGTTTTCAGTCGAAATCCAGGTTGCTGTAAAAGACAATGCCAATCGTGATAAAATCACTTTCGAAATTCACAAAGTATTAAAGGAAGAATTTGGAGTTCCCTTTGTTTCCGTAGAAATTGTTTCCGCTAGTACCCTTTCAAAGTTAGAAACTCTATCGATCCGAGAGTCAGAGAGAGAATTTGGCCATCACGGGCATGAACATGGTCATTCTTTTGACCATACAGGGAATCAAAGAAAAGGTCACACCCACAAACACTGA
- a CDS encoding OmpA family protein, which yields MILNKHHLFPIFNVILLTLCFVTPGKVQADWVYFPYEYNQIYKEKYALELELADIRKQHQNELNRLEEEKKDLQSQIRNLTEDLELEKRNRAKEQDEYSDKLRDYDMRLRSLEKKGTDKERTLAEENRKREEKDRAEIDSLKRKLEEKERECLQKEQKLRETYESKMDELKERIRNLEEELANLRKLTKEQKRELERLSEQTKEFEEKLAKEITSGQIRLKRFHNKLIINIDDKISFDSGSSELKPAILPAIEKIREILAAYPENYIVVEGHTDNVPIKTKFRNNWHLSSERALSVLEFILQNKNLNPKNFSSAGYGEHQPIVPNSTKENKALNRRVDIVVIPRATSSLGGNND from the coding sequence ATGATTCTAAATAAACATCACCTCTTCCCCATCTTCAACGTCATTCTTCTTACCCTCTGTTTCGTTACACCAGGGAAAGTTCAGGCGGATTGGGTCTACTTTCCCTATGAATACAACCAAATCTACAAAGAAAAATATGCCTTAGAATTGGAACTTGCGGACATTCGCAAACAACACCAAAATGAACTCAATCGATTAGAAGAAGAAAAAAAAGACCTCCAATCCCAAATTCGAAACCTCACAGAAGATTTAGAATTGGAAAAACGGAATCGTGCCAAAGAACAAGATGAATATTCTGATAAACTCCGCGATTACGATATGCGCCTTCGTAGTTTAGAGAAAAAAGGAACCGACAAAGAACGTACACTGGCAGAAGAAAATAGAAAACGAGAAGAAAAAGATAGAGCTGAAATCGACTCACTCAAACGTAAGTTAGAAGAAAAAGAAAGAGAGTGCCTTCAAAAGGAACAAAAACTCCGCGAAACCTACGAATCCAAAATGGATGAACTGAAAGAAAGGATTCGCAATTTAGAAGAAGAACTTGCCAATTTACGGAAACTAACCAAAGAACAAAAACGAGAATTGGAAAGGCTTTCGGAACAAACCAAAGAATTTGAAGAAAAACTCGCAAAAGAAATCACATCTGGGCAAATCCGACTCAAACGATTTCATAATAAACTCATCATCAACATAGATGATAAAATTTCTTTTGATAGTGGATCATCCGAATTAAAACCCGCGATTCTCCCTGCCATTGAAAAAATACGAGAGATTTTGGCTGCCTATCCTGAAAACTACATTGTTGTGGAAGGCCATACTGACAATGTGCCCATCAAAACCAAATTTAGAAATAACTGGCACCTCTCCAGCGAACGAGCATTATCTGTTTTAGAATTCATTTTACAGAACAAAAACCTTAATCCAAAAAACTTTTCGAGTGCAGGTTATGGAGAACACCAACCCATTGTTCCCAATAGCACAAAGGAAAACAAAGCACTCAACCGTCGGGTAGATATTGTTGTGATACCAAGAGCAACTAGTTCCTTGGGTGGAAACAATGACTAA
- the mgtE gene encoding magnesium transporter produces the protein MEEERKKESEFRIKIDRESDSYEEFVEQIKTSIEAKDHSHLKSLLDGAHPADVVTLFKDLERDEELYLFRLLSVEDQAYSLIKMEEETLESFLEELSVDEISKTLSHIETDETTYLLSYLPSAKRELVLANLSKTDSFEIRSQLGFREYSAGRLMSKDFATVTITDNVRKGIINVRKKAKEIEDIYQIYVTNEDGVLEGFIPLKDLFLTPINTKIAKITNFSIIAFHYDVDQEEVANTFKKYDLVSAAVTDDLGRIIGRITVDDVLEIVEEEASEDILLMAGVSEDERLSTPILQSVKRRIIWLNVNLLTAFVSSSVVAFFEDTISKIVVLATLMPIVAGLGGNAGTQSVTVVIRNIATGDLSFSNWWDAVRKEFTIGVLNGLALGTVTFSMIYLVKGNLTLGLVVGTAMLVNMMVASLVGSLVPILLKGMKIDPAIASSIFVTATTDVCGFFFFLGLATVFAKYLV, from the coding sequence ATGGAAGAAGAAAGAAAGAAAGAGTCCGAATTCCGAATCAAAATCGACAGAGAAAGTGATTCCTATGAAGAGTTTGTCGAACAAATCAAAACTTCCATTGAAGCTAAGGACCATTCCCATCTTAAGTCACTTCTGGATGGAGCTCACCCCGCTGACGTTGTTACCTTATTCAAGGACTTAGAACGAGACGAAGAGTTATACCTTTTCCGATTATTGTCTGTTGAAGACCAAGCTTATTCCCTGATCAAAATGGAAGAGGAGACACTCGAGTCCTTTTTAGAAGAACTCTCAGTGGATGAAATCTCAAAAACTCTTAGCCATATTGAAACAGATGAAACAACGTATTTATTATCATACCTTCCCAGCGCCAAACGAGAACTTGTATTAGCCAATTTGAGTAAAACCGATAGTTTCGAAATCAGGTCCCAACTTGGGTTTCGGGAATACTCTGCGGGTCGACTCATGTCAAAAGACTTTGCGACCGTGACCATTACAGACAATGTTCGAAAAGGAATCATCAATGTCCGAAAAAAGGCAAAGGAAATCGAAGACATCTACCAAATTTATGTTACCAATGAAGATGGGGTTTTGGAAGGTTTTATCCCGTTAAAAGATTTATTCCTAACACCCATCAATACAAAAATTGCAAAGATCACAAACTTTTCCATCATCGCTTTCCATTATGATGTGGACCAAGAGGAAGTTGCCAATACATTCAAAAAATATGACTTAGTGAGTGCCGCTGTAACTGATGATTTAGGAAGGATCATTGGTCGTATTACTGTAGACGATGTGTTAGAAATTGTGGAGGAGGAAGCATCAGAAGATATCCTCCTCATGGCCGGGGTTTCGGAAGATGAAAGGTTGTCTACTCCCATCTTACAATCGGTCAAACGCAGGATCATTTGGCTCAATGTAAATTTACTCACTGCTTTTGTGAGCTCGAGTGTGGTTGCTTTTTTTGAAGATACCATTTCAAAAATTGTAGTCCTTGCGACACTCATGCCAATTGTTGCGGGTCTTGGTGGAAATGCAGGAACTCAATCTGTAACAGTTGTGATTCGTAATATTGCAACAGGTGATTTGTCGTTTTCCAATTGGTGGGATGCTGTTCGGAAAGAATTCACTATTGGTGTTTTGAATGGGTTGGCGCTGGGTACTGTTACGTTTAGTATGATTTACCTTGTCAAAGGCAACTTGACATTGGGGCTTGTCGTGGGTACGGCGATGCTTGTGAATATGATGGTTGCTTCCCTTGTTGGTTCCCTCGTTCCCATTCTACTCAAAGGAATGAAAATTGATCCCGCCATTGCCTCTTCTATATTTGTAACAGCAACTACGGATGTTTGTGGGTTTTTCTTTTTCTTAGGACTTGCCACGGTGTTTGCAAAATATTTGGTTTAG
- a CDS encoding NDR1/HIN1-like protein, with protein sequence MKRILFFIPLFLHFQCSVLGVLQDKIPTPEFSFESLHIKQITFTDITLGVETSVTNPYPVSLPSSFLDMDIKIEGMKLSQVKTDLGVIEAKKTKALPLEVKLKYTDLVQLYKKFPTKPMLEVSAEGNMKVTIPKQWQLLGKDSVSFPFVQKKEIPAVLPDVEIRNFKILMPTESEILSATNTESMVGTTTNFLKGLLGGSKTPATSAAKAGLAGLNLNLKTEFDFVFSNQAAANLNLTDLKYNLQLAGENFLTGSPKEIINSGKESTVKVSNQFPIASIGSSLYKTIQSKEALYQLKGDSGLLVPNIRENIPFSYEKKGKFQW encoded by the coding sequence ATGAAACGTATCCTTTTCTTCATTCCCCTTTTTTTACACTTTCAATGTTCTGTACTCGGTGTCCTCCAAGACAAAATCCCAACACCTGAATTTTCTTTTGAATCCCTGCATATCAAACAAATTACGTTTACAGACATCACCCTTGGGGTGGAAACATCGGTAACCAATCCATACCCAGTTTCCCTTCCCAGTTCATTTTTGGATATGGATATCAAAATTGAAGGAATGAAATTGTCTCAAGTCAAAACAGATTTGGGAGTCATTGAAGCAAAAAAAACAAAAGCCCTGCCTTTAGAAGTAAAATTAAAATATACTGACTTAGTCCAATTGTATAAAAAATTTCCCACAAAACCAATGTTAGAAGTCAGTGCGGAAGGAAATATGAAGGTTACCATTCCCAAACAATGGCAACTTTTAGGAAAGGATTCGGTAAGTTTTCCATTTGTCCAAAAAAAAGAAATCCCTGCAGTTTTACCTGATGTGGAAATTAGAAATTTCAAAATTTTAATGCCAACAGAATCAGAAATTTTGAGTGCAACGAATACGGAATCTATGGTGGGAACCACAACAAATTTTTTAAAAGGATTACTCGGTGGATCAAAAACTCCTGCCACATCTGCCGCCAAAGCAGGATTAGCTGGACTTAATTTAAATTTAAAAACGGAATTTGATTTTGTTTTTTCAAACCAAGCAGCAGCGAATCTGAATCTCACTGATCTAAAATACAATTTACAATTGGCGGGCGAAAATTTCCTAACAGGATCCCCAAAAGAAATCATCAACTCAGGAAAAGAATCGACTGTAAAAGTTTCGAATCAGTTCCCAATTGCATCCATTGGTTCTTCCTTGTACAAAACCATTCAATCGAAAGAAGCTTTGTACCAATTGAAAGGAGACTCTGGACTCCTTGTTCCCAACATCCGAGAGAACATTCCCTTTTCGTATGAGAAAAAAGGAAAGTTCCAATGGTAA
- a CDS encoding exodeoxyribonuclease III, translating into MKIITLNCNGIRSSLSKGLLEFIRHENPDMICFQETKAPEKEIVREEFRELGYEIYFCLAEKPGYSGTAVLTKRKPKTASIGYGDGIFRSEGRSVFLEFDEFYLWNLYFPSGTSGEERQKIKYQFLDAFMALAKPFLKKKKPLLVCGDVNIAHTEMDIHNPKGNEKNSGFLPEERKWLTDFLNLGFFDCFRTLHPDIRDEYSWWTYRFQARKNNKGWRIDYFFVTKSKSVQLLTSKIAKEPVMSDHAPVVLEVQFS; encoded by the coding sequence ATGAAAATCATCACGTTAAATTGCAACGGAATTCGTTCCAGTCTCAGCAAAGGTTTACTCGAATTTATACGTCACGAAAATCCTGACATGATTTGTTTCCAAGAAACGAAGGCTCCTGAAAAAGAAATTGTTAGGGAAGAGTTTCGGGAACTGGGTTATGAAATTTATTTCTGTCTCGCAGAAAAACCTGGATACAGTGGAACTGCCGTTTTGACCAAACGAAAACCAAAAACAGCGTCCATTGGGTATGGAGATGGGATTTTTCGCTCAGAAGGTCGCTCTGTTTTTTTGGAATTTGATGAGTTTTACCTTTGGAATTTGTATTTTCCTTCGGGTACAAGTGGTGAAGAACGCCAAAAAATCAAATACCAGTTTTTAGATGCATTTATGGCTCTCGCAAAACCATTCTTAAAAAAGAAAAAACCACTCCTCGTTTGTGGTGATGTCAATATTGCCCATACGGAAATGGACATCCACAACCCAAAAGGGAATGAAAAAAATTCGGGCTTTTTACCAGAAGAACGGAAATGGTTGACCGATTTTTTAAACTTGGGTTTTTTTGACTGCTTTCGAACTCTCCACCCAGACATAAGGGATGAATACTCTTGGTGGACCTACAGGTTCCAGGCTAGGAAAAACAATAAGGGTTGGAGGATAGATTATTTTTTTGTCACAAAATCAAAGTCTGTTCAATTATTAACCTCTAAAATTGCAAAAGAACCAGTGATGTCAGACCATGCCCCTGTGGTACTCGAGGTCCAATTCTCTTGA